The following are from one region of the Phormidium sp. PBR-2020 genome:
- the acnB gene encoding bifunctional aconitate hydratase 2/2-methylisocitrate dehydratase, producing MLDAYRQHAAEREALGIPPLPLTAEQTSELCELLKNPPEGEEGFLMLLLRDRIPPGVDEAAYVKAGFLTAIAKGEIDCPLISHQGAISLLGTMVGGYNVQSLVELLKSRDSNLAAAAATALSTTLLVFDAFNDVLALSDVNPYAKQVVDAWSNGAWFLDKPKVPEAITVTVFKVPGETNTDDLSPAPHATTRPDIPLHALSMLESLMPEGIETIAKLKENGHPVAYVGDVVGTGSSRKSAINSLLWHIGHDIPHVPNKRSGGFILGGSIAPIFFNTAEDSGGFPIECDVTGMETGDIITIHPYKGEITKNGELLTTFTVKPNTILDEVRAGGRIPLLIGRSLTDKTREALGLDITDLFARPEIPEASNKGFTLAQKMVGQACGLPGVRPGTSCEPVMTTVGSQDTTGPMTRDELKELACLGFSADLTLQTFCHTAAYPKPVDINTHKDLPDFFSTRGGVSLRPGDGIIHSWLNRMLLPDTVGTGGDSHTRFPLGISFPAGSGLVAFAAALGVMPLDMPESVLVRFTGELQPGVTLRDVVNAIPWVAIQEGKLTVGKENKKNLFAGRIMEMEGLPDLKVEQAFELTDATAERSCSGCTIKLGTETISEYLRSNVVLLKNMVARGYQDARTLMRRAAKMEEWLANPQLMSADKDAEYADTLEVNLSEITEPIVAAPNDPDNVKLMSECANDKIDEVFIGSCMTNIGHYRAAAKVLEGAGPVKVRLWICPPTRMDEKQLREEGIYGVFAAAGARTEMPGCSLCMGNQARVEDEATVFSTSTRNFNNRMGKGARVYLGSAELAAVCALLGRIPTKEEYLEIMKDKIDPFADELYRYLNFNELVGFEDEGRVIALEDMPKIEDILGMPAGAK from the coding sequence ATGCTAGACGCATATCGCCAACACGCCGCCGAACGGGAAGCCCTGGGCATTCCCCCCCTTCCCCTAACCGCCGAACAAACCTCAGAACTCTGTGAACTCCTCAAAAACCCCCCCGAGGGCGAAGAAGGGTTCCTGATGCTGTTGCTGCGCGATCGCATTCCCCCCGGTGTCGACGAAGCCGCCTACGTCAAAGCTGGATTCCTCACCGCCATCGCCAAAGGAGAAATCGACTGTCCCCTCATCTCCCACCAGGGCGCCATCTCCCTGCTCGGAACCATGGTTGGCGGCTACAACGTCCAATCCCTCGTCGAACTGCTCAAATCCCGCGACAGCAACCTAGCCGCCGCCGCAGCAACCGCCCTCAGCACCACCCTGCTCGTGTTCGACGCCTTTAACGACGTTCTCGCCCTCTCGGACGTGAACCCCTACGCCAAACAAGTCGTTGATGCGTGGTCAAACGGCGCCTGGTTCCTCGACAAACCCAAAGTCCCCGAAGCCATCACCGTCACCGTCTTCAAAGTTCCCGGCGAAACCAACACCGACGACCTCTCCCCCGCACCCCACGCCACCACCCGCCCCGACATTCCCCTCCACGCCCTCTCCATGCTGGAGTCCCTGATGCCCGAGGGGATTGAAACCATCGCCAAACTCAAAGAAAACGGCCATCCCGTAGCCTACGTCGGCGATGTTGTCGGAACCGGTTCCTCCCGCAAATCCGCCATCAACTCCCTGTTATGGCACATCGGCCATGACATCCCCCATGTCCCCAACAAACGCTCCGGCGGCTTCATCCTCGGTGGAAGTATTGCCCCCATCTTCTTCAACACCGCCGAAGACTCTGGCGGCTTCCCCATCGAGTGCGACGTCACCGGAATGGAAACCGGAGACATCATCACCATCCATCCCTACAAAGGAGAAATCACCAAAAACGGCGAACTCCTCACCACCTTCACCGTCAAACCCAACACCATCCTCGACGAAGTGCGGGCCGGCGGACGGATTCCCCTCCTAATTGGTCGCAGTCTCACCGACAAAACCCGCGAAGCCTTGGGCCTCGACATCACCGACCTCTTTGCCCGTCCCGAAATCCCCGAAGCCAGCAACAAAGGCTTCACCCTGGCCCAGAAAATGGTCGGCCAAGCCTGTGGACTCCCCGGCGTGCGTCCCGGAACCTCCTGCGAACCCGTCATGACCACCGTTGGCTCCCAAGACACCACCGGCCCCATGACGCGGGACGAACTCAAGGAACTCGCCTGTCTCGGCTTCTCCGCCGACCTAACCCTACAAACCTTCTGCCACACCGCCGCCTATCCCAAGCCGGTGGACATCAACACCCATAAAGACCTCCCCGACTTCTTCTCCACCCGAGGCGGCGTCTCCCTACGCCCAGGGGATGGCATCATCCATTCCTGGCTCAACCGGATGCTACTTCCCGACACCGTCGGCACCGGCGGCGACTCCCACACCCGTTTTCCCTTGGGGATTTCCTTCCCCGCTGGGTCTGGCTTAGTGGCCTTCGCCGCTGCCCTCGGGGTGATGCCCTTGGATATGCCAGAATCCGTGTTAGTGCGCTTCACTGGGGAGTTACAGCCCGGTGTCACCCTTCGGGATGTGGTCAACGCCATTCCCTGGGTTGCCATTCAAGAGGGCAAACTCACCGTCGGGAAAGAGAACAAGAAAAACCTCTTCGCCGGGCGGATTATGGAAATGGAAGGATTGCCCGATTTGAAAGTTGAGCAAGCCTTTGAGTTAACCGATGCGACAGCGGAGCGGTCTTGTTCGGGTTGCACGATTAAGTTAGGAACTGAAACCATTTCCGAATATCTGCGTTCCAACGTCGTGCTGTTGAAAAACATGGTGGCTCGGGGCTATCAAGATGCCCGTACTCTGATGCGTCGCGCCGCCAAAATGGAGGAGTGGTTAGCCAATCCTCAGTTAATGTCGGCTGATAAGGATGCCGAGTATGCGGACACCCTAGAGGTGAACCTCAGCGAAATCACTGAACCCATCGTCGCCGCGCCCAATGACCCGGACAATGTCAAGTTAATGTCGGAATGTGCCAATGACAAGATTGATGAGGTCTTCATCGGCTCTTGTATGACCAACATTGGCCATTATCGAGCTGCGGCGAAGGTGTTGGAGGGGGCCGGCCCCGTGAAAGTGCGACTCTGGATTTGTCCTCCTACGCGCATGGATGAGAAGCAATTGCGTGAGGAAGGGATTTATGGAGTCTTCGCAGCGGCGGGCGCACGCACGGAGATGCCGGGATGTTCTCTCTGTATGGGCAACCAGGCCCGAGTCGAAGATGAGGCTACGGTCTTCTCCACCTCGACTCGTAACTTTAACAACCGCATGGGTAAAGGAGCGCGCGTCTATCTGGGTTCGGCGGAGTTAGCGGCGGTTTGTGCGCTGCTGGGCCGGATTCCCACGAAGGAGGAATATCTGGAGATTATGAAGGATAAGATTGACCCATTTGCGGATGAGTTGTATCGCTATCTCAACTTCAATGAGCTGGTTGGCTTTGAGGATGAGGGTCGCGTGATTGCTCTGGAGGATATGCCCAAGATTGAGGACATCTTAGGGATGCCGGCTGGGGCGAAGTAA
- a CDS encoding HEPN domain-containing protein — protein MNRQDLQQLAETRISEVRVLLDNGEYSGAYYLSGYIIECALKACIAKQTQQHDFPDKKTVLDSYSHDLIKLVKVADLENELRRHQENPNFEARWLTVRRWTEESRYERHGRQKALDIYESITNSNYGVLQWLRQHW, from the coding sequence TTGAACAGGCAAGATTTACAACAATTAGCAGAGACCCGAATAAGTGAAGTTAGGGTTCTACTTGATAATGGTGAATACTCGGGGGCCTACTACCTCAGTGGCTACATCATTGAATGTGCGTTAAAGGCTTGTATTGCCAAACAAACACAACAGCATGATTTTCCGGACAAAAAAACGGTTTTAGACAGTTATAGCCACGATTTAATCAAACTGGTAAAAGTCGCAGATTTAGAAAATGAGTTAAGACGGCATCAAGAAAATCCCAATTTTGAAGCGAGATGGTTAACCGTACGACGTTGGACGGAAGAAAGTAGATACGAAAGACATGGCCGACAAAAAGCCCTCGATATTTATGAGTCAATCACTAATTCGAATTATGGAGTTTTGCAATGGCTACGGCAACATTGGTAA
- a CDS encoding DUF1361 domain-containing protein: protein MYHDILQILDRNSAWMQWNLFLALIPLLLSFYLFNPTASSSLRWGTGFLTGMLGILSFSSIASISLALLRQGSILYLLFAVLLVSGIAGMDALCFPGRSRSTLWWFGGIVFILFLPNAPYLLTDIIHLIEDIRQTRSIWVLTLFAIPLYLLVLSLGFAAYTLSLVNLGNYLKSQHLSNWIIPAEWVIHLLSAIGICLGRFERFNSWDLVTHLQSIIAQLMSYLTNPYDWVIIGVSFIILTGLYSLTKFIINSVAIAHHVRVTQ from the coding sequence ATGTATCACGATATTCTCCAAATCCTCGATCGCAATTCAGCCTGGATGCAATGGAATCTCTTTTTAGCCTTGATTCCGCTGCTGCTGAGTTTCTATCTATTCAATCCCACTGCTTCCTCTAGCTTGCGGTGGGGAACCGGGTTTTTGACAGGAATGTTGGGGATTCTCTCATTCTCCTCCATCGCCTCAATTAGTCTGGCATTGCTGCGACAGGGTTCAATTCTCTATCTCCTATTTGCGGTTTTGCTGGTTTCAGGAATTGCGGGGATGGATGCGTTATGTTTTCCGGGGCGATCGCGTTCAACGTTATGGTGGTTTGGCGGTATTGTCTTCATCCTCTTTCTCCCCAACGCCCCCTATTTACTCACCGATATTATTCATTTGATTGAAGATATCCGACAAACTCGCTCCATTTGGGTGTTAACTCTATTTGCGATTCCTCTTTATCTTCTGGTGTTAAGTCTTGGATTTGCCGCATATACCTTATCCTTAGTCAATTTAGGCAATTACTTAAAATCTCAACATCTCTCGAATTGGATTATTCCCGCAGAATGGGTTATTCATCTTCTAAGTGCGATCGGCATTTGTTTGGGACGATTTGAACGCTTTAATAGTTGGGATTTAGTGACTCATCTCCAGTCCATCATCGCTCAGCTCATGTCCTATTTAACCAATCCCTATGATTGGGTCATTATCGGAGTGAGTTTTATCATTTTGACAGGACTCTATTCCTTAACCAAGTTTATCATTAACTCCGTGGCGATCGCCCATCATGTCAGAGTAACCCAATAA
- a CDS encoding DUF29 family protein, which produces MWLDATVTKWRSHHYNNVDWDNLIEEIEGSPKST; this is translated from the coding sequence CTGTGGCTCGACGCGACAGTTACCAAATGGCGATCGCACCACTACAACAACGTCGATTGGGACAACTTAATCGAGGAAATCGAAGGTTCCCCAAAAAGCACTTAA
- a CDS encoding DUF29 family protein encodes MTPQQLYHEDYTLWLDTTVAKLRSHHYEDVDWGNLIEEIEDMGRRERQSLESNLVVVLLHLLKWQFQPERRTGSWESSIIEHHRRIHQTLTSSPSLKNYLVGVVDECYTSARKQARAETQLSLDQFPVNCPYNVPDILSDQFLPD; translated from the coding sequence ATGACACCTCAACAGCTTTACCACGAAGACTATACTCTGTGGCTCGATACGACCGTAGCAAAACTGCGATCGCACCACTACGAGGACGTTGATTGGGGCAACTTAATCGAGGAAATCGAAGATATGGGACGGCGGGAACGCCAAAGCCTCGAAAGCAATTTGGTGGTGGTGTTGCTACATCTCCTGAAATGGCAATTTCAACCGGAACGGCGAACGGGGAGTTGGGAGAGCAGTATTATCGAACACCATCGGCGAATTCATCAGACCTTAACGTCATCTCCAAGTTTGAAGAATTATCTTGTTGGTGTTGTAGACGAGTGTTATACAAGTGCGCGCAAGCAAGCCCGAGCGGAAACGCAGTTATCGTTAGACCAGTTTCCCGTCAACTGTCCCTATAATGTTCCGGATATTTTGAGTGATCAGTTTTTACCGGATTAA
- a CDS encoding xyloglucan fucosyltransferase/Nodulation protein Z (NodZ), which translates to MTQYIVVKGTSGIGNRIFAVATGILYAQLSGRQLVVDWRDGSYSNTGTNLFFRYFDCPVAESVEVLPATDSIYPPIWKNQLHRSMGSLRDELGLTGYSDMSFDVSRLDSQEDILVLSAYTHKINLMRPLLAQETSRLATMTIREILKHILQNNLFLKEDIRLRVDEFKRAYFENYMVGVHIRYSDMKVPLTEVEFAVRSITRLTRFQHGNFKIFLATDSQEVLHSFKDKFPNVISTDKWFSQSGKRLHQNPEECQDLVQNGIEALVDLYLLAACDNLIFASRSSFGFLSSLLMTQPNARYYDIDGEHSLVKRIKGKLIDTAKYLNIHP; encoded by the coding sequence ATGACTCAATACATTGTCGTTAAAGGAACATCGGGGATCGGTAATCGGATTTTTGCGGTTGCAACGGGAATTTTGTACGCTCAGTTGAGTGGGCGACAGTTGGTGGTGGATTGGCGAGATGGGAGTTATTCAAATACGGGAACGAATTTGTTTTTTCGCTATTTTGATTGTCCGGTAGCGGAGTCGGTTGAGGTCTTGCCAGCGACAGATTCAATCTATCCGCCTATTTGGAAAAATCAACTTCATCGCTCTATGGGATCGTTGCGAGATGAGCTGGGATTAACGGGATATTCTGATATGTCGTTTGATGTTTCTCGACTTGATTCCCAGGAAGATATTTTGGTGTTATCGGCTTACACTCATAAGATAAATTTGATGCGTCCTTTATTGGCTCAGGAAACGAGTAGGTTGGCCACTATGACGATTCGAGAAATATTAAAACATATTTTGCAAAATAATTTATTCTTGAAAGAAGATATTAGGTTGCGAGTGGATGAGTTTAAGAGGGCGTACTTTGAGAATTATATGGTAGGTGTTCATATTCGATATTCGGATATGAAAGTGCCGTTAACTGAGGTTGAGTTTGCGGTGCGCTCGATTACTCGGTTAACTCGCTTTCAACATGGTAACTTTAAGATTTTTTTGGCAACGGACTCTCAGGAGGTTTTGCACTCGTTCAAGGATAAGTTTCCCAATGTAATTTCAACGGATAAGTGGTTCTCGCAGTCAGGAAAACGGCTGCATCAAAATCCTGAAGAGTGCCAGGATTTAGTTCAAAATGGAATTGAGGCGCTTGTGGATTTGTATTTACTGGCTGCTTGTGATAACCTCATCTTCGCGTCCCGCTCGTCTTTTGGTTTTTTGTCAAGTCTTCTCATGACGCAGCCCAATGCACGTTATTATGATATTGATGGAGAGCACTCGCTCGTGAAACGTATTAAAGGTAAGTTGATCGACACAGCTAAATATCTTAATATTCATCCCTAA